The following proteins come from a genomic window of Chaetodon auriga isolate fChaAug3 chromosome 16, fChaAug3.hap1, whole genome shotgun sequence:
- the csf3b gene encoding colony stimulating factor 3 (granulocyte) b isoform X1: MMIKIKSFCCTLYPPYMNCWSIITFLPPVVALLHYFLFAGLVQSAPVSLSDPPPALREAAERAKTLVEKILRDIPTVYTATVTTQGLTLDPAGQTMNLQMMVTSLGIPAAPVIKPPSEHFTLDICVSRMSAGSRLYQELLGVLSDKLSGLSDLRADLRDLLTHINKMKVAAQLGADVVDQNHSLDLVSRLHGNYDVQVAVHLALTQLRSFCHDLIRSLRAVATYRTRAAGAR; the protein is encoded by the exons atgatgataaaaataaaatcattttgttGCACTCTTTACCCTCCATACATGAACTGTTGGTCAATAATAACGTTTCTTCCTCCAGTCGTCGCCCTCCTGCACTACTTCCTGTTTGCGGGTTTGGTCCAATCAGCTCCCGTCAGCTTGTCCGACCCCCCGCCGGCGCTCAGAGAGGCGGCCGAGCGGGCGAAGACTCTGGTGGAGAAAATCCTGAGAGACATCCCCACCGTGTACACCGCCACCGTCACCACCCAG GGTTTGACCCTCGACCCCGCCGGCCAGACAATGAACCTGCAGATGATGGTGACGTCACTGGGCATCCCCGCCGCCCCTGTCATCAAGCCTCCGTCAGAACACTTCACTCTG GACATCTGCGTGAGTCGTATGTCAGCGGGCAGCCGGCTGTACCAGGAGCTGCTGGGAGTTTTATCGGACAAACTGAGCGGACTGAGCGACCTGCGAGCTGACCTCAGAGACCTGCTGACACACATCAACAAG atGAAGGTGGCGGCTCAGCTCGGCGCCGATGTGGTGGATCAGAACCACAGTCTGGACCTGGTCTCCCGTCTCCATGGTAACTACGATGTCCAGGTGGCGGTCCACCTGGCGCTGACGCAGCTTCGCTCCTTCTGCCATGACCTGATTCGCAGTCTGAGAGCCGTCGCCACCTACAGGACTCGAGCTGCAGGCGCACGCTAA
- the csf3b gene encoding colony stimulating factor 3 (granulocyte) b isoform X2, whose amino-acid sequence MSPVMIVALLHYFLFAGLVQSAPVSLSDPPPALREAAERAKTLVEKILRDIPTVYTATVTTQGLTLDPAGQTMNLQMMVTSLGIPAAPVIKPPSEHFTLDICVSRMSAGSRLYQELLGVLSDKLSGLSDLRADLRDLLTHINKMKVAAQLGADVVDQNHSLDLVSRLHGNYDVQVAVHLALTQLRSFCHDLIRSLRAVATYRTRAAGAR is encoded by the exons ATGAGCCCTGTGATGA TCGTCGCCCTCCTGCACTACTTCCTGTTTGCGGGTTTGGTCCAATCAGCTCCCGTCAGCTTGTCCGACCCCCCGCCGGCGCTCAGAGAGGCGGCCGAGCGGGCGAAGACTCTGGTGGAGAAAATCCTGAGAGACATCCCCACCGTGTACACCGCCACCGTCACCACCCAG GGTTTGACCCTCGACCCCGCCGGCCAGACAATGAACCTGCAGATGATGGTGACGTCACTGGGCATCCCCGCCGCCCCTGTCATCAAGCCTCCGTCAGAACACTTCACTCTG GACATCTGCGTGAGTCGTATGTCAGCGGGCAGCCGGCTGTACCAGGAGCTGCTGGGAGTTTTATCGGACAAACTGAGCGGACTGAGCGACCTGCGAGCTGACCTCAGAGACCTGCTGACACACATCAACAAG atGAAGGTGGCGGCTCAGCTCGGCGCCGATGTGGTGGATCAGAACCACAGTCTGGACCTGGTCTCCCGTCTCCATGGTAACTACGATGTCCAGGTGGCGGTCCACCTGGCGCTGACGCAGCTTCGCTCCTTCTGCCATGACCTGATTCGCAGTCTGAGAGCCGTCGCCACCTACAGGACTCGAGCTGCAGGCGCACGCTAA
- the csf3b gene encoding colony stimulating factor 3 (granulocyte) b isoform X3, translating to MMIKIKSFCCTLYPPYMNCWSIITFLPPVVALLHYFLFAGLVQSAPVSLSDPPPALREAAERAKTLVEKILRDIPTVYTATVTTQGLTLDPAGQTMNLQMMVTSLGIPAAPVIKPPSEHFTLDICVSRMSAGSRLYQELLGVLSDKLSGLSDLRADLRDLLTHINKAVPESITTTVKKQRS from the exons atgatgataaaaataaaatcattttgttGCACTCTTTACCCTCCATACATGAACTGTTGGTCAATAATAACGTTTCTTCCTCCAGTCGTCGCCCTCCTGCACTACTTCCTGTTTGCGGGTTTGGTCCAATCAGCTCCCGTCAGCTTGTCCGACCCCCCGCCGGCGCTCAGAGAGGCGGCCGAGCGGGCGAAGACTCTGGTGGAGAAAATCCTGAGAGACATCCCCACCGTGTACACCGCCACCGTCACCACCCAG GGTTTGACCCTCGACCCCGCCGGCCAGACAATGAACCTGCAGATGATGGTGACGTCACTGGGCATCCCCGCCGCCCCTGTCATCAAGCCTCCGTCAGAACACTTCACTCTG GACATCTGCGTGAGTCGTATGTCAGCGGGCAGCCGGCTGTACCAGGAGCTGCTGGGAGTTTTATCGGACAAACTGAGCGGACTGAGCGACCTGCGAGCTGACCTCAGAGACCTGCTGACACACATCAACAAG GCGGTCCCTGAAAGCATCACGACGACTGTCAAGAAACAAAGAAGCTGA
- the psmd3 gene encoding 26S proteasome non-ATPase regulatory subunit 3 yields the protein MKETAAKRRDKAGGRDRDSKAEKPKDPGPEPQDVEMPEEDTANATKQPKELDSVTLDDIKEHVKQIEKAVSGKEPRFVLRALRALPSTSRRLNTNVLHKAVFGFFTNNTSTRDFLLGFLEEPMETADGDVQFRPRTGKAASAPLLPEVEAYLQLLLVVHLTNNKRYTEAQKVSDDLLQKIGSKNRRALDLVAAKCYYYHARVYEFLNQFDTMRSFLHTRLRTATLRHDADGQAVLLNLLLRNYLYFNLYDQAEKLVSKSVFPELANNNEWARYLYYTGRIKAIQLEYSEARRTLTNALRKAPQHTAVGFKQTVHKLLIVVELLLGEIPDRLQFRQPSLKRSLMPYFLLTQAVRTGNLAKFNQVLEQFGEKFQTDGTYTLIIRLRHNVIKTGVRMISLSYSRISLADIAQKLQLDSPEDAEFIVAKAIRDGVIEASINHEKGFVQSKETMDIYGTREPQLAFHQRISFCLDIHNMSVKAMRFPPKAYNKDLESAEERREREQQDLEFAKEMAEDDDDSFP from the exons ATGAAGGAGACAGCGGCCAAGCGGCGGGACAAAGCGGGTGGTCGGGACCGGGACTCCAAAGCCGAGAAGCCGAAGGACCCGGGCCCGGAGCCGCAGGACGTGGAGATGCCGGAGGAGGATACTGCTAACGCGACTAAACAGCCGAAGGAGCTTGACAGCGTGACCCTGGACG acattAAGGAGCATGTGAAGCAGATAGAGAAGGCGGTGTCGGGGAAGGAGCCTCGGTTTGTCCTCCGCGCTCTCCGGGCGTTGCCGTCCACCAGCCGTCGTCTCAACACCAACGTCCTGCATAAAGCCGTCTTTGGCTTCTTCACCAACAACACGTCCACCAGAGACTTCCTGCTCGGCTtcctggaggag ccgaTGGAGACGGCGGACGGAGACGTCCAGTTTCGTCCGAGGACAGGTAAAGCAGCATCAGCGCCTCTGCTGCCGGAGGTGGAGGCttacctgcagctgctgctggtggttcACCTGACTAACAACAAGAGATACACcgag GCTCAGAAAGTGTCTGACGACCTGCTGCAGAAGATCGGCTCAAAGAACCGCAGAGCTCTGGATCTGGTCGCTGCCAAGTGTTACTATTACCACGCCAGAGTGTACGAGTTCCTCAACCAGTTTGACACCATGCGCAg CTTCCTCCACACTCGTCTGCGAACGGCGACTCTGCGTCACGACGCCGACGGTCAGGCCGTCCtcctcaacctgctgctgaggaatTACCTGTACTTCAACCTGTACGACCAGGCCGAGAAACTGGTTTCCAAATCAGTGTTTCCTGAACTCGCCAACAACAACGAGTGGGCCAGATACCTGTACTACACAG GTCGAATTAAGGCGATCCAGTTGGAGTACTCTGAGGCTCGCAGGACTCTGACCAACGCTCTGAGAAAGGCTCCACAACACACTGCAGTGGGCTTCAAACAGACT GTGCACAAGCTGCTGATcgtggtggagctgctgctgggagagATTCCAGACAGACTGCAGTTCAGACAGCCGTCGCTCAAGAGGTCGCTGATGCCGTACTTCCTGCTGACTCAGG ccgTGAGAACAGGTAACCTGGCCAAGTTTAACCAGGTGTTGGAGCAGTTTGGGGAGAAGTTTCAGACAGATGGGACGTACACACTCATCATCCGCCTGAGACACAACGTCATCAAGACCG GTGTGCGGATGATCAGCCTGTCGTACTCTCGGATCTCTCTGGCGGACATCGCtcagaagctgcagctggacagTCCAGAGGACGCAGAGTTCATCGTCGCCAAG GCGATCCGTGACGGAGTGATTGAGGCGAGCATCAACCACGAGAAAGGTTTCGTCCAGTCAAAAGAGACCATGGATATCTACGGGACCAGAGAGCCTCAGCTGGCTTTTCACCAGAGAATCTCCTTCTGCCTGGACATCCACAACATGTCTGTCAAG GCCATGAGGTTTCCTCCTAAAGCTTACAACAAAGACCTGGAGTCAGCAGAg GAGCGTCGGGAGCGCGAGCAGCAGGATCTGGAGTTCGCCAAAGAAATGGCAGAAGATGACGATGACAGCTTCCCATGA